One window of the Natrinema sp. HArc-T2 genome contains the following:
- a CDS encoding vitamin K epoxide reductase family protein: MSDDRHDTTDEPTAVTTDARDRRSRADGGERTDTDGQGDGNGDSMRPGDMMLAHPTKEVWPQYAIISLGLWLIASTPTLGYESVLMGWNGVISGIVLIALAGLTIYRESGYANYANGFVGLWLVFAPIVFWAPTAAAYANHSLVGVMVITFSVLIVMRSEMEGPAVPPGWSYNPSTGAQRAPLIALGVFGFFASWYMAAFQLGYIGSVWDPLYGSGTEQILTSKVSKAFPVSDAGLGAVAYSVEALMGFMGDRRRWRTMPWMVAFFGVVVIPLGFVQVLLVIMQPIMVGTWCSLCLLSAFGMLWMISLTVDEVVAMGQYLVRLTRQGDSLWTAFWMGGTITEDESGVDEASERPIGESPIGEPFWGVSIPWTLLAAMALGAWLMLSPTVFGTTGVMADSSHLVGSLVVSFTVIATAEPARAIRFLNVPLAAWIAVAPWLATGVPTIAAINAVVVGALVVLVSVPRGPIADRYGGWERYATLETVDRLNPLSS; the protein is encoded by the coding sequence ATGAGTGACGACAGACACGACACGACAGACGAACCGACCGCCGTCACGACCGACGCGCGCGATCGCCGCTCGCGGGCCGATGGCGGTGAGAGGACCGACACTGACGGACAGGGTGATGGAAACGGCGACTCGATGCGTCCAGGCGACATGATGCTCGCCCATCCGACGAAGGAGGTGTGGCCGCAGTACGCCATCATCTCGCTCGGCCTCTGGCTTATCGCAAGCACGCCGACACTGGGTTACGAGAGCGTGCTGATGGGCTGGAACGGCGTGATCAGCGGCATCGTCCTCATCGCGCTGGCCGGGCTCACGATCTATCGTGAGAGCGGCTACGCCAACTACGCCAACGGCTTCGTCGGCCTGTGGCTGGTGTTCGCGCCGATCGTCTTCTGGGCGCCGACGGCGGCTGCCTATGCCAACCACTCCCTCGTGGGCGTCATGGTGATCACGTTCTCGGTCCTGATCGTGATGCGCTCGGAGATGGAGGGACCCGCCGTCCCACCGGGCTGGTCGTACAACCCCTCGACGGGTGCCCAGCGCGCCCCGCTGATCGCGCTCGGCGTTTTCGGCTTCTTCGCCTCATGGTACATGGCCGCCTTCCAGCTGGGCTACATCGGTAGCGTCTGGGACCCACTCTACGGGTCGGGTACCGAGCAGATCCTCACGTCGAAAGTGTCGAAGGCGTTTCCCGTCTCCGACGCCGGGCTCGGTGCGGTGGCCTACTCGGTCGAGGCGCTGATGGGCTTCATGGGCGATCGGCGGCGCTGGCGCACCATGCCGTGGATGGTCGCGTTCTTCGGCGTCGTCGTGATCCCGCTCGGCTTCGTCCAGGTGCTGCTGGTCATCATGCAACCGATCATGGTCGGAACGTGGTGTTCCCTCTGTCTCCTCTCGGCTTTCGGCATGCTGTGGATGATCTCGCTGACGGTCGACGAGGTCGTCGCGATGGGACAGTACCTCGTCCGGCTGACGCGCCAGGGCGATAGCCTCTGGACCGCCTTCTGGATGGGCGGGACGATCACCGAAGACGAGTCGGGCGTCGACGAGGCCTCTGAGCGACCGATCGGCGAGTCGCCGATCGGCGAGCCGTTCTGGGGCGTCTCGATCCCGTGGACGCTGCTGGCCGCGATGGCGCTCGGCGCGTGGCTCATGCTCTCGCCGACCGTCTTCGGGACAACCGGGGTCATGGCCGACAGTAGCCACCTCGTCGGCTCGCTGGTCGTCTCCTTCACCGTGATCGCGACCGCGGAACCCGCCCGCGCGATCCGGTTCCTGAACGTCCCGCTGGCTGCGTGGATCGCCGTCGCCCCGTGGCTGGCGACCGGTGTCCCGACGATCGCCGCGATCAACGCCGTCGTCGTCGGCGCGCTCGTCGTGCTCGTCAGCGTCCCGCGCGGCCCGATCGCCGATCGCTACGGCGGCTGGGAGCGGTATGCCACACTCGAGACGGTCGACCGACTGAACCCGCTCAGTAGCTAA
- a CDS encoding SDR family oxidoreductase, whose product MSESTDSEVVVVTGASAGVGRATARAFAERGAKIGLLARGEDGLEGAREDVEQAGGEAVVVPTDVADPDAVEAAAEVVEDAFGPIDVWVNNAMVSVFSPAAEMSADDYRRVTEVTYLGYVYGTQAALERMRPRDEGTIVQVGSALAYRGIPLQSAYCGAKHAIQGFTESIRTELIHDDCDVQLSMVQMPAMNTPQFEWSKSRMSKKPQPVPPIYQPKVAARAIRWAVDHDKDELWVARSTVKAILGNRIMPRRLDNYLARGGYDSQLTDEPIDPDREHNLHEPVAGDFGAHGPFGGQARDRSYQLQASMHRRALTLLAGLVAVILGVLLGRRAASTDAE is encoded by the coding sequence ATGTCTGAATCCACTGATTCGGAAGTCGTCGTCGTCACGGGCGCATCGGCCGGCGTCGGGCGAGCCACCGCTCGCGCGTTCGCCGAGCGTGGTGCGAAGATCGGGCTGCTCGCACGCGGCGAGGATGGCCTCGAGGGCGCACGCGAGGACGTCGAACAGGCCGGCGGCGAGGCGGTGGTCGTCCCAACGGACGTGGCCGACCCCGATGCGGTCGAGGCCGCGGCCGAGGTCGTCGAGGACGCGTTCGGCCCGATCGACGTCTGGGTGAACAACGCGATGGTTTCGGTGTTCTCGCCGGCCGCGGAGATGTCTGCCGACGACTACCGTCGCGTCACCGAGGTCACGTACCTGGGCTACGTTTACGGGACGCAGGCCGCACTCGAGCGGATGCGCCCCCGCGACGAGGGAACGATCGTGCAGGTCGGCTCGGCGCTGGCGTATCGGGGAATCCCCCTGCAATCCGCGTACTGCGGCGCGAAACACGCGATTCAGGGCTTTACCGAGTCCATCCGGACAGAACTCATCCACGACGACTGTGACGTCCAGCTGTCGATGGTGCAGATGCCCGCGATGAACACCCCGCAGTTCGAGTGGTCGAAAAGCCGGATGTCGAAGAAACCACAGCCGGTGCCGCCGATCTACCAGCCGAAAGTCGCCGCGCGTGCGATCCGGTGGGCTGTCGATCATGACAAAGACGAACTGTGGGTCGCCCGGTCGACAGTGAAAGCGATCCTCGGCAACCGCATCATGCCGCGGCGACTCGACAACTATCTCGCACGCGGCGGGTACGACTCACAGTTGACGGACGAACCGATCGATCCCGACCGAGAGCACAACCTTCACGAGCCGGTAGCGGGGGATTTCGGCGCTCACGGCCCGTTCGGCGGCCAAGCGCGCGATCGAAGCTACCAGCTGCAGGCATCGATGCATCGGCGAGCGCTCACTTTGCTCGCCGGCCTCGTGGCTGTGATCCTGGGCGTCCTGCTTGGCCGGCGGGCCGCGTCGACCGACGCCGAGTGA
- a CDS encoding Hvo_1808 family surface protein codes for MPSTRPRTSVVLLVLVLAGALVTSGLAGPVLAASATAASDGTTAASADRAELTPRLNSATTTNAAITPPDDRPANPSTEDTVGYVEGYWYDDELPVDDQSDAVVDDDDLEPVVYRAMARVERIRNLTFKDEVAVDVVSRETYQQTNDDRFENYTTAERLEQNVGYEALFTVDRDTTAVNATKTVYGGAVKGYYDPETDEIVIVSENPETPELDELTLGHELVHALQDQRFNLSELTDSTQDGSLATKGVVEGDASWVEREYESRCSVEWDCLTPRSQGAGQFDVNWGIYFAIYQPYSDGPDYIDHLRQQGDGWSAVNAAYDEPPATTAAVIHPGSEREPETVAIPDRSSDGWRQLTVDGVVANDTIGEAGMVAMFAADAMNQDQPSVLDATDLDVLGGGRGFNYDHAVTDGWAGDTLVIYTTDEIDNESDPAAAAGRAGYVWRTEWQSTEDTGEFLEGYRELLENHGAEPVVARQNTFVIDDGGYAGAYYIERNGTTATVVRAPSVAALSNVDAGAAPDATPGFGVTAAVGAIAVTLFGTGAWLAVGRKR; via the coding sequence ATGCCATCGACGCGCCCCCGCACGTCCGTCGTCCTCCTCGTACTGGTCCTCGCCGGAGCGCTGGTGACAAGCGGCCTCGCCGGCCCGGTCCTTGCAGCCAGCGCGACCGCGGCTTCCGACGGAACGACCGCCGCCAGTGCCGATCGAGCCGAACTGACCCCGCGTCTGAACTCGGCCACGACAACGAACGCGGCGATCACCCCACCGGACGACCGCCCCGCGAACCCATCGACCGAAGACACCGTCGGTTACGTCGAAGGCTACTGGTACGACGACGAGCTGCCCGTCGACGACCAATCGGACGCGGTCGTCGACGACGATGACCTCGAGCCCGTCGTCTACCGAGCGATGGCCCGTGTCGAGCGGATTCGAAATCTGACCTTCAAAGACGAGGTCGCAGTCGACGTCGTCTCCCGTGAGACCTACCAGCAGACGAACGACGACCGCTTCGAGAACTACACGACGGCGGAACGACTCGAGCAGAACGTCGGCTACGAAGCACTGTTTACCGTCGATCGGGACACGACGGCGGTCAACGCGACCAAGACAGTGTACGGCGGTGCCGTCAAGGGCTACTACGACCCCGAGACCGACGAGATCGTCATCGTCTCCGAAAACCCCGAAACGCCGGAACTGGACGAACTCACGCTCGGCCACGAGCTCGTCCACGCGCTGCAGGACCAGCGATTCAACCTCTCGGAACTCACCGACTCGACACAGGACGGTTCCCTGGCGACGAAAGGGGTCGTCGAAGGCGACGCGAGCTGGGTCGAACGTGAGTACGAGAGTCGTTGTAGCGTCGAGTGGGACTGTCTCACCCCCCGTAGCCAGGGAGCGGGCCAGTTCGACGTCAACTGGGGTATCTACTTCGCCATCTACCAGCCCTACAGCGACGGCCCCGACTACATCGACCACCTGCGTCAGCAGGGCGACGGATGGTCGGCAGTCAACGCAGCCTACGACGAGCCGCCGGCGACCACCGCCGCGGTTATCCATCCCGGCTCCGAGCGCGAACCGGAAACGGTCGCGATCCCCGACCGCTCGAGCGACGGCTGGCGACAGCTCACCGTCGACGGCGTGGTGGCAAACGACACCATCGGCGAAGCGGGGATGGTCGCGATGTTCGCCGCCGACGCGATGAATCAGGATCAGCCGTCGGTGCTCGACGCGACCGATCTCGATGTCCTGGGCGGCGGTCGCGGCTTCAACTACGATCACGCGGTCACCGACGGCTGGGCCGGCGATACGCTAGTCATCTACACCACCGACGAAATCGACAACGAGAGCGATCCCGCCGCTGCAGCGGGCCGAGCCGGCTACGTCTGGCGAACGGAGTGGCAGTCGACCGAGGATACCGGCGAGTTCCTCGAGGGATACCGGGAACTCCTCGAGAACCACGGTGCCGAGCCCGTCGTCGCCCGTCAGAACACCTTCGTGATCGACGATGGTGGCTACGCCGGCGCGTACTATATCGAGCGAAACGGGACGACGGCGACGGTCGTCCGCGCCCCGTCGGTGGCAGCGCTGTCGAACGTCGACGCCGGTGCCGCCCCCGACGCGACTCCCGGCTTCGGCGTGACGGCTGCGGTCGGCGCGATCGCAGTTACGTTGTTCGGAACGGGGGCCTGGCTTGCCGTCGGTCGCAAGCGATAG
- a CDS encoding nicotinate phosphoribosyltransferase, whose product MSNPFGTVPSKAILEGDATDAYFERTRATLEHAGKNPHVVAEVTADQFSTGAFEVFTGVKDVATLFEGRAVDIDALPDGQLFDGGPVLRIEGPYLEFAALETSMLGFLSQPSGFATAALEARLAAPESMVLSFGARHVHPSIAATVERAALLAGLDGFSHVAAGDILGREAGGTMPHALMFCFGEGNQAEAWTAFDEAVGEDVPRIALVDTFWDEKSESLLAAETLGDDLDGVRIDTTGSRRGDFRHIIREVRWDLDARGYDDVDIFCSGGLTPETIRELRDVADGFGVGSHITGADSIDFSLDIVEIEGEPISKRGKLSGVKDIYRMPNGGHHVTLANRDGPTEGESLLEPLVRDGEIVREFELDAAAERCLADAEAVGFNR is encoded by the coding sequence ATGTCAAATCCGTTCGGAACCGTGCCCTCGAAGGCCATTCTCGAGGGGGACGCGACTGACGCCTACTTCGAGCGCACGCGAGCGACGCTCGAGCACGCGGGGAAAAACCCCCACGTCGTCGCCGAAGTGACCGCAGACCAGTTCTCGACCGGGGCGTTCGAGGTCTTCACCGGCGTCAAAGACGTGGCCACGCTGTTCGAGGGCCGCGCCGTCGATATCGACGCGCTTCCCGACGGCCAGTTGTTCGACGGCGGTCCCGTTCTCCGAATCGAAGGCCCGTACCTCGAGTTCGCCGCACTCGAGACCTCGATGCTCGGCTTCCTGTCGCAGCCGAGTGGCTTCGCGACGGCGGCACTCGAGGCCAGACTGGCAGCGCCCGAGTCGATGGTGTTGTCGTTCGGCGCGCGCCACGTCCACCCGTCGATCGCAGCGACGGTCGAACGCGCGGCGTTGCTCGCTGGCCTCGATGGGTTCTCACACGTCGCAGCAGGGGATATCCTCGGCCGCGAGGCAGGCGGAACGATGCCCCACGCGCTCATGTTCTGTTTCGGCGAGGGCAATCAGGCCGAGGCCTGGACGGCGTTCGATGAGGCTGTCGGCGAGGACGTGCCGCGGATCGCGCTGGTCGACACCTTCTGGGACGAGAAAAGCGAGAGTCTGCTAGCTGCCGAGACGCTCGGCGACGACCTGGATGGCGTCCGCATCGACACGACTGGCTCCCGACGTGGTGATTTCCGACACATCATCCGAGAAGTGCGCTGGGACCTCGACGCGCGAGGATACGATGACGTCGATATCTTCTGTAGCGGCGGACTCACCCCCGAAACGATCCGGGAACTGCGCGACGTCGCCGACGGCTTCGGCGTCGGCAGCCACATCACCGGTGCCGATTCGATCGACTTCAGTCTCGACATCGTCGAAATAGAAGGCGAACCCATCTCCAAGCGGGGCAAACTTTCCGGCGTCAAAGACATCTACCGAATGCCCAACGGCGGCCACCACGTCACGCTGGCCAACCGCGACGGACCGACCGAGGGCGAGTCGCTGCTCGAACCACTGGTCCGCGACGGCGAGATCGTCCGCGAGTTCGAGCTGGATGCGGCGGCCGAACGATGTTTGGCCGACGCCGAAGCGGTCGGTTTCAACCGATAG
- a CDS encoding TIGR00296 family protein produces MSQGQGVDLSYEDGARAVELAREAVDSYVRHGQREQPGSMREAFYERTGAFVRLESTRGRGSLRGCAGGHRSGDQLGHVIVDAAIEAASGDSCGSEVSPSELSNLTVSVCIVGDVVLTDNPLADLEVGTHGIAIDGGEGGWLYPTVPVENGWTAREYLERTCRKAKLAPDAWQNDDVVVTLFEGQVFREREADGSIEQV; encoded by the coding sequence ATGTCCCAGGGACAGGGCGTCGACCTTTCCTACGAGGACGGTGCACGTGCGGTCGAACTCGCGCGCGAAGCCGTCGACTCTTACGTACGACACGGGCAGCGAGAACAACCGGGCAGCATGCGCGAAGCCTTCTACGAGCGAACCGGGGCGTTCGTCCGCCTCGAGTCGACCCGTGGCCGCGGCAGCCTGCGTGGCTGTGCGGGCGGCCACCGCTCGGGCGACCAGCTCGGCCACGTCATCGTCGATGCGGCGATCGAAGCCGCCAGTGGAGACTCCTGTGGCTCCGAAGTCAGCCCCTCGGAACTGTCGAACCTGACGGTCTCGGTTTGTATCGTCGGCGATGTCGTGTTGACTGACAACCCGCTGGCCGATCTCGAGGTCGGTACCCACGGCATCGCCATCGACGGCGGCGAGGGCGGCTGGCTCTATCCGACGGTCCCAGTCGAAAACGGCTGGACCGCCCGCGAATACCTCGAGCGCACCTGCCGGAAAGCGAAACTCGCGCCGGATGCGTGGCAAAACGACGACGTCGTCGTCACGCTGTTCGAAGGGCAGGTCTTCCGCGAACGCGAGGCCGACGGCAGCATCGAACAGGTCTGA